In Falco biarmicus isolate bFalBia1 chromosome 5, bFalBia1.pri, whole genome shotgun sequence, a single genomic region encodes these proteins:
- the MLF2 gene encoding myeloid leukemia factor 2 isoform X3, with protein sequence MFRLMRDGEPEDPMFAMDPFAIHRQHMNRMLSGSFGFGPLLGITDGTTPGARQAGRRMQAGAVSPFGMLGMAGGFIDMFGMMNDMIGNMEHMTSGANCQTFTSSTVISYSNLGDGPKVYQETSEMRSAPGGIRETRRTVRDSDSGLEQMSIGHHIRERAHIMQRSRNHRTGDQEERQDYINMDESDAAAFDDEWRRETSRFRPQRGLEYRRHEGSSGRRAEGTRLAIQGPEDSPSRQSRRYDW encoded by the exons ATGTTCCGGCTGATGAGGGATGGCGAGCCGGAGGACCCCATGTTTGCCAT GGACCCTTTTGCCATCCACCGGCAGCACATGAACCGCATGCTTTCTGGAAGTTTCGGGTTCGGCCCGCTCCTTGGCATCACTGATGGGACCACGCCTGGGGCTCGCCAGGCTGGCCGTAGGATGCAG gcaggagctgtttCACCCTTTGGGATGCTCGGCATG GCAGGTGGCTTTATAGATATGTTTGGGATGATGAACGACATGATTGGAAACATG GAGCATATGACAAGTGGTGCTAACTGCCAGACATTTACCTCCTCAACTGTCATCTCCTATTCCAACCTGGGTGATGGACCCAAAGTGTATCAGGAGACCTCAGAGATGCGTTCAGCACCTGGCGGG ATCCGCGAGACCAGACGGACCGTAAGGGACTCTGACAGCGGCTTGGAACAAATGTCAATTGGACACCACATCAGGGAGCGGGCCCACATCATGCAGCGGTCCCGGAACCATCGCACGGGTGAccaggaggagaggcaggacTACATCAACATGGATGAAA GTGATGCAGCCGCATTCGATGACGAGTGGAGGCGAGAGACGTCCCGGTTCCGGCCGCAGCGGGGGCTGGAATACCGGCGTCACGAAGGCAGCAGCGGCCGTCGGGCTGAAGGGACTCGCCTTGCGATCCAGGGCCCTGAGGATTCTCCCTCTAGACAGTCCCGTCGGTATGACTGGTGA
- the MLF2 gene encoding myeloid leukemia factor 2 isoform X2 produces the protein MRGASRLGRAGRRASAVPGRDGRAGVSVPTCCCRGTGGAAPAARHPPARRQRPPPPEGSMFRLMRDGEPEDPMFAMDPFAIHRQHMNRMLSGSFGFGPLLGITDGTTPGARQAGRRMQAGAVSPFGMLGMAGGFIDMFGMMNDMIGNMEHMTSGANCQTFTSSTVISYSNLGDGPKVYQETSEMRSAPGGIRETRRTVRDSDSGLEQMSIGHHIRERAHIMQRSRNHRTGDQEERQDYINMDESDAAAFDDEWRRETSRFRPQRGLEYRRHEGSSGRRAEGTRLAIQGPEDSPSRQSRRYDW, from the exons ATGCGCGGGGCGAGCCGgctggggcgggcggggcgcaGGGCGAGCGCGGTACCGGGCCGCGATGGCCGCGCAGGCGTGAGCGTCCCGACGTGCTGCTGCCGCGGAACCGGAGGGGCAGCGCCCGCCGCTCGGCACCCACCGGCGCGCCGGCAG AGGCCGCCCCCGCCCGAGGGAAGCATGTTCCGGCTGATGAGGGATGGCGAGCCGGAGGACCCCATGTTTGCCAT GGACCCTTTTGCCATCCACCGGCAGCACATGAACCGCATGCTTTCTGGAAGTTTCGGGTTCGGCCCGCTCCTTGGCATCACTGATGGGACCACGCCTGGGGCTCGCCAGGCTGGCCGTAGGATGCAG gcaggagctgtttCACCCTTTGGGATGCTCGGCATG GCAGGTGGCTTTATAGATATGTTTGGGATGATGAACGACATGATTGGAAACATG GAGCATATGACAAGTGGTGCTAACTGCCAGACATTTACCTCCTCAACTGTCATCTCCTATTCCAACCTGGGTGATGGACCCAAAGTGTATCAGGAGACCTCAGAGATGCGTTCAGCACCTGGCGGG ATCCGCGAGACCAGACGGACCGTAAGGGACTCTGACAGCGGCTTGGAACAAATGTCAATTGGACACCACATCAGGGAGCGGGCCCACATCATGCAGCGGTCCCGGAACCATCGCACGGGTGAccaggaggagaggcaggacTACATCAACATGGATGAAA GTGATGCAGCCGCATTCGATGACGAGTGGAGGCGAGAGACGTCCCGGTTCCGGCCGCAGCGGGGGCTGGAATACCGGCGTCACGAAGGCAGCAGCGGCCGTCGGGCTGAAGGGACTCGCCTTGCGATCCAGGGCCCTGAGGATTCTCCCTCTAGACAGTCCCGTCGGTATGACTGGTGA
- the PTMS gene encoding parathymosin: MSEKRVEEAPAELSAKEMKEKKDKLEEKTVHKEKKKEVVEDEENGAEEDEEENPDDVDEEGGDEDEEGDENGQEQDGHAEKRSAEEEEDEVDPKRQKTENGSSA, from the exons ATGTCGGAAAAACGCGTCGAGGAGGCGCCGGCGGAGCTGAGCGCTAAG gaaatgaaagaaaagaaggacaAACTTGAGGAAAAAACGGttcacaaagaaaagaagaaggagGTAGTAGAG GATGAAGAAAATGGAGCTgaagaagatgaggaagagAATCCTGATGACGTGGATGAAGAAGGTGGTGATGAGGATGAAG AAGGAGACGAGAATGGGCAAGAGCAGGATGGTCATGCAGAAAAACGatctgcagaggaggaagag GATGAAGTGGATCCAAAgagacagaagacagaaaacGGGTCTTCAGCTTGA
- the LOC130149839 gene encoding translation initiation factor IF-2-like: MRPARGWGTAPRRRHPVARPGPLSTAPPGGSRSPPRRGWPETATLAAPGAQGPARSPGGRPVQNAPGGGPAPARPLQTRPTHRGRCSPGRGGARQAPGVLLASVNRRREGAGHRPGDRYRRDGGCHLAARSSHNPAVRARSRAWAAAVTAPGPGILRGASASGVPTDCPYREHRQHLHRGARPGRNGEGVPSVSCGLPLDPGQLHRAGIKQLAVPQIPVILPLLECPRDDRTPSVFPIC; the protein is encoded by the exons ATGCGCCCCGCGCGCGGCTGGGGCACCGCCCCTCGCCGGCGTCACCCTGTAGCCCGGCCGGGGCCGCTCAGCacagcgccccctggcggcagccgctccccgccgcgccgcgggtGGCCGGAGACTGCCACCCTCGCAGCCCCCGGAGCCCAGGGAccggcccgcagccccgggggcCGCCCCGTACAGAACGCCCCGGGAgggggcccggccccggcccggccgctgCAAACGCGCCCCACTCACAGGGGCCGCTGTTCCCCGGGCAGAGGTGGTGCCCGACAGGCACcgggggtgctgctggcctcgGTAAACCGGAGGCGAGAGGGAGCGGGGCACCGGCCAGGGGACAGGTACCGCAGAGATGGAGGTTGCCACCTGGCAGCTCGCAGTAGCCACAACCCAGCGGTCCGAGCCCGCAGCCGTGCTTGGGCCGCTGCAGTGACAGCACCCGGCCCAGGCATCCTGCGCGGTGCCAGCGCATCGGGCGTACCGACAGATTGCCCATACCGAGAGCACCGGCAGCATTTGCACCGGGGTGCTCGGCCTGGCAGGAACGGGGAGGGCGTGCCATCAGTCAGCTGCGGGTTGCCGCTGGACCCCGGGCAGCTGCACAG agctgGGATAAAACAACTGGCTGTCCCCCAGATACCAGTGATCCTCCCACTCCTGGAATGTCCTAGAGATGATAGGACTCCCTCAGTTTTTCCCATATGCTAA
- the MLF2 gene encoding myeloid leukemia factor 2 isoform X1: protein MRGASRLGRAGRRASAVPGRDGRAGVSVPTCCCRGTGGAAPAARHPPARRQRPPPPEGSMFRLMRDGEPEDPMFAMKSLLELEKTAKGVVKLDPFAIHRQHMNRMLSGSFGFGPLLGITDGTTPGARQAGRRMQAGAVSPFGMLGMAGGFIDMFGMMNDMIGNMEHMTSGANCQTFTSSTVISYSNLGDGPKVYQETSEMRSAPGGIRETRRTVRDSDSGLEQMSIGHHIRERAHIMQRSRNHRTGDQEERQDYINMDESDAAAFDDEWRRETSRFRPQRGLEYRRHEGSSGRRAEGTRLAIQGPEDSPSRQSRRYDW, encoded by the exons ATGCGCGGGGCGAGCCGgctggggcgggcggggcgcaGGGCGAGCGCGGTACCGGGCCGCGATGGCCGCGCAGGCGTGAGCGTCCCGACGTGCTGCTGCCGCGGAACCGGAGGGGCAGCGCCCGCCGCTCGGCACCCACCGGCGCGCCGGCAG AGGCCGCCCCCGCCCGAGGGAAGCATGTTCCGGCTGATGAGGGATGGCGAGCCGGAGGACCCCATGTTTGCCAT GAAATCGTTACTGGAGCTGGAGAAGACTGCTAAAGGAGTTGTCAAGTT GGACCCTTTTGCCATCCACCGGCAGCACATGAACCGCATGCTTTCTGGAAGTTTCGGGTTCGGCCCGCTCCTTGGCATCACTGATGGGACCACGCCTGGGGCTCGCCAGGCTGGCCGTAGGATGCAG gcaggagctgtttCACCCTTTGGGATGCTCGGCATG GCAGGTGGCTTTATAGATATGTTTGGGATGATGAACGACATGATTGGAAACATG GAGCATATGACAAGTGGTGCTAACTGCCAGACATTTACCTCCTCAACTGTCATCTCCTATTCCAACCTGGGTGATGGACCCAAAGTGTATCAGGAGACCTCAGAGATGCGTTCAGCACCTGGCGGG ATCCGCGAGACCAGACGGACCGTAAGGGACTCTGACAGCGGCTTGGAACAAATGTCAATTGGACACCACATCAGGGAGCGGGCCCACATCATGCAGCGGTCCCGGAACCATCGCACGGGTGAccaggaggagaggcaggacTACATCAACATGGATGAAA GTGATGCAGCCGCATTCGATGACGAGTGGAGGCGAGAGACGTCCCGGTTCCGGCCGCAGCGGGGGCTGGAATACCGGCGTCACGAAGGCAGCAGCGGCCGTCGGGCTGAAGGGACTCGCCTTGCGATCCAGGGCCCTGAGGATTCTCCCTCTAGACAGTCCCGTCGGTATGACTGGTGA